Proteins encoded within one genomic window of Prochlorococcus marinus str. MIT 9515:
- a CDS encoding sulfurtransferase TusA family protein yields MKEVSKILNLESIPCPLNVVKCKLALEKLSKNEALIVHLDKGEPEVMVKRALKEMKFFIKTIEEDQKSIKFKILHES; encoded by the coding sequence TTGAAAGAAGTTTCTAAGATATTGAATTTAGAGTCGATTCCATGTCCTTTGAATGTAGTCAAATGCAAATTAGCATTAGAGAAGTTATCGAAAAATGAAGCTTTGATAGTCCATTTAGATAAAGGAGAACCAGAAGTAATGGTCAAAAGAGCTTTAAAAGAAATGAAGTTTTTTATTAAAACAATTGAAGAAGATCAAAAAAGCATAAAGTTTAAAATTTTGCATGAAAGTTGA
- the murB gene encoding UDP-N-acetylmuramate dehydrogenase yields the protein MENINLEEKINLSNYTTIKVGGFAEYFSQPNDVDEFINLIKWAHVNNQKCRIIGAGSNLLINNIFLKGLTICTKKMRSIKLQSETGIVVAEAGVMLPKMSNMLAKHGLQGGEWTVGIPGTVGGAIYMNAGSEKMSLANNLISVQVIDTKTLKIFEIEKNDINFQYRFSPFQQNNLLVISAKLLFEPNGNIEKLLETTKKNLKQKTDKQPYDLPSFGSVFKNPTNTYAGQLIEELGLKGFKIGGAEISTMHGNFIVNKSSANSKDILDLITVIQQKVLQKKGIFLQPEVRMIGFDYP from the coding sequence ATGGAAAATATTAATTTAGAAGAGAAAATAAACCTTTCAAATTATACAACTATAAAAGTTGGTGGATTTGCAGAATATTTTTCACAACCAAATGATGTTGATGAATTCATCAATTTAATAAAGTGGGCGCATGTAAATAATCAAAAATGTCGAATAATAGGAGCTGGCTCAAATTTATTAATAAATAATATTTTCTTAAAAGGCTTAACTATATGCACAAAAAAAATGCGCTCTATCAAACTACAATCCGAGACTGGAATTGTAGTAGCAGAAGCTGGTGTAATGCTACCAAAAATGTCGAATATGCTTGCAAAACATGGATTGCAAGGCGGTGAGTGGACGGTAGGAATCCCAGGCACAGTAGGAGGTGCAATTTATATGAATGCAGGTTCAGAAAAAATGTCATTAGCAAATAATCTGATATCCGTTCAAGTTATCGATACTAAAACTCTTAAAATATTTGAAATTGAAAAAAATGATATCAATTTTCAATATAGATTTAGTCCTTTTCAGCAAAATAATCTTTTAGTCATAAGTGCTAAACTACTTTTTGAGCCTAACGGAAATATTGAAAAGTTATTAGAAACTACAAAGAAAAATCTTAAACAAAAAACCGATAAACAGCCTTATGATTTACCGAGCTTTGGAAGCGTTTTTAAAAATCCAACTAATACTTATGCGGGTCAATTAATTGAGGAATTAGGATTAAAAGGTTTTAAAATAGGTGGCGCGGAAATATCAACTATGCATGGAAATTTTATTGTTAATAAATCTTCTGCTAATTCAAAAGATATTTTAGATTTAATAACAGTAATTCAACAAAAAGTACTACAAAAGAAAGGGATTTTTCTTCAACCGGAAGTAAGAATGATCGGATTTGACTATCCTTAA
- the argH gene encoding argininosuccinate lyase, with product MSKVWSNRFESSLNPFIEEFNASIGFDKTLIFEDIDCSIAHAKMLGKTKVLSADESQKIIEGLENIKQDFIKGEFSPGAPSEDIHYSIEEKLIDLIGDTGKKLHTGRSRNDQVGTDIRLWLRKKIDTIDNLLAELQNSLFAVAESNIYTLIPGYTHMQRAQPLSLAHHFLAYLEMFQRDRERLREVRARVNISPLGAAALAGTKIKIDRYFTASELGFDNIYKNSIDAVSDRDFCIEFASASALIMSHLSRISEEIILWVTDEFSFAKLTDKCATGSSLMPQKKNPDVPELIRGKTGRVYGNLHTLLTLIKGVPLAYNKDFQEDKEPIFDTVDTISSCLKAMRILLDEGIEFNVDKLIDSVNNDFSNATDLADYLVSKQVPFRKAYQIVGDIVKYCLTKNILFKDLNLSEFQTFHDEFKEDIYENLNPMNVVKSRNSVGGTGFEQVEIELNNWKKKLFT from the coding sequence ATGTCCAAAGTTTGGAGTAATAGGTTTGAGAGTAGTTTAAATCCTTTTATAGAGGAGTTTAATGCTTCAATTGGTTTTGATAAGACACTAATTTTTGAAGATATAGATTGTTCTATTGCTCATGCCAAAATGCTTGGCAAAACAAAAGTTTTATCTGCTGATGAGTCTCAAAAGATTATTGAGGGTTTAGAGAATATAAAACAAGACTTTATTAAAGGCGAATTTTCTCCTGGAGCTCCATCTGAAGACATTCACTATAGTATTGAAGAAAAACTAATTGATTTAATAGGGGATACTGGTAAAAAATTACATACTGGCAGAAGTAGAAATGATCAAGTCGGAACAGATATCCGACTTTGGCTTAGAAAAAAAATTGATACTATTGATAATTTATTAGCTGAATTGCAAAACTCTTTATTTGCGGTCGCAGAATCTAATATTTATACTTTGATTCCTGGCTATACTCACATGCAAAGGGCACAACCGTTATCTTTGGCCCATCATTTTTTAGCATATCTTGAAATGTTTCAAAGAGATCGTGAAAGGCTTAGAGAAGTTAGAGCTAGGGTAAATATTTCGCCATTAGGTGCTGCAGCTTTAGCAGGAACAAAAATAAAAATAGATCGATACTTTACTGCTTCAGAATTAGGATTTGACAATATTTATAAAAATAGTATTGATGCTGTAAGTGATAGAGATTTTTGCATCGAATTTGCTTCTGCTTCTGCTTTAATAATGTCACATTTAAGTAGAATCTCAGAAGAGATAATTTTGTGGGTTACTGACGAATTTTCTTTTGCAAAATTAACGGATAAGTGTGCTACTGGTAGTAGTTTGATGCCTCAGAAAAAAAATCCAGACGTTCCAGAATTAATAAGAGGTAAAACTGGTAGGGTTTATGGAAATTTGCACACATTATTAACACTTATTAAAGGTGTACCTCTTGCTTATAATAAAGATTTTCAAGAAGATAAAGAACCGATTTTTGATACGGTAGATACTATTTCTTCATGCCTAAAAGCTATGAGAATTTTACTTGATGAAGGAATAGAATTTAATGTTGATAAATTAATAGATTCTGTTAATAATGATTTTTCTAATGCAACTGATTTGGCAGATTATCTAGTTTCTAAGCAGGTTCCTTTTAGGAAGGCTTATCAAATAGTGGGTGATATTGTGAAGTATTGTTTAACAAAAAATATTCTATTTAAAGATTTAAATTTATCAGAATTTCAAACATTTCATGATGAATTCAAAGAAGATATTTATGAAAATCTTAATCCCATGAACGTAGTGAAGTCTAGAAATAGTGTAGGAGGCACAGGATTTGAACAAGTAGAAATAGAGTTAAACAATTGGAAGAAAAAATTATTTACCTAA
- a CDS encoding RNA recognition motif domain-containing protein, with product MSIFVGNLPFRAEREDILELFTPYGEVMNCSLPLERDTGRKRGFAFVEMADEALETTAIEGLQGTELMGRPLRINKAEPRGGGGQRRGGGGGRGGGYGGGGNGGGYGGGGNGGGYGGGGNGGGYGGGGNGGGYGGGGNGGGYGGGGNGGGYGGGGNGGGYGGGGYGGGYSEPASNYANKSSGAEGWEDRSYGNSSENSEFENGRSRRKRSVINNSEISQEGN from the coding sequence GTGAGTATTTTTGTTGGCAATTTGCCTTTCCGCGCAGAGCGAGAAGACATCCTAGAGTTATTTACACCATATGGTGAAGTTATGAATTGTTCTCTCCCATTAGAGAGAGATACTGGTAGAAAAAGAGGTTTTGCTTTTGTCGAAATGGCAGATGAAGCACTTGAGACAACCGCTATTGAAGGACTTCAAGGGACTGAGCTCATGGGAAGACCCTTAAGAATAAACAAAGCAGAGCCAAGAGGCGGCGGCGGCCAAAGAAGAGGCGGCGGCGGCGGTAGAGGCGGCGGTTACGGCGGCGGTGGTAATGGCGGCGGTTACGGCGGCGGTGGTAATGGCGGCGGTTACGGCGGTGGCGGTAATGGCGGTGGTTACGGCGGCGGTGGTAATGGCGGCGGTTACGGCGGCGGTGGTAATGGCGGCGGTTACGGCGGTGGCGGTAATGGCGGTGGTTACGGCGGCGGCGGTAATGGCGGTGGTTACGGCGGCGGTGGTTACGGCGGTGGTTACTCTGAACCTGCTTCAAATTACGCTAATAAATCTTCAGGGGCTGAAGGCTGGGAAGATAGAAGTTATGGAAACTCATCTGAAAATTCTGAATTTGAAAATGGTAGAAGTAGAAGAAAAAGAAGTGTTATAAATAATTCTGAAATTTCTCAGGAAGGTAATTAG
- a CDS encoding YbaB/EbfC family nucleoid-associated protein, with product MAGFGLPNFGQLTEAFKKAKEIQQNAQKLQDELESMEIEGKSDDEMIKVWISGNQLPLRVEVKDTIAESNKEEIEKNILEAIKKAHETSTTTMKERMNDLTGGLNLNLPGLDNNDS from the coding sequence ATGGCAGGTTTTGGACTTCCAAATTTTGGACAACTAACAGAAGCTTTTAAAAAAGCTAAAGAAATTCAACAAAATGCTCAGAAATTACAAGATGAACTTGAAAGCATGGAAATTGAAGGTAAAAGCGATGATGAGATGATAAAGGTATGGATTAGCGGAAACCAACTCCCTCTGAGAGTTGAGGTTAAGGACACAATTGCGGAATCTAATAAGGAAGAAATAGAAAAAAATATCTTAGAAGCTATCAAAAAAGCTCATGAAACCTCAACTACTACAATGAAAGAAAGAATGAATGACTTAACTGGTGGACTAAATCTTAATCTGCCTGGATTGGACAATAATGACTCTTAA
- the rsgA gene encoding ribosome small subunit-dependent GTPase A yields the protein MKVEKKYKGLVIKKFNEFFLVESYQKYNSDSNKNFLCKIRKSVNFRNQLVFVGDEVILSQIDTTRKRAIIESLVKRKNLLERPSVANISNIYVICSVQEPKLNLSQVNRFLISAEQMGVEVSLVLTKCDLITEQKRILLVEKFKKWGYQAITLNLNSPKNFTNLMIELKKKKCSIFIGPSGVGKTTLLNMIIPGLNNTTASVSSKIKRGKNTTRNVELFSLSSKSYIVDTPGFNMQTLEIDIRELPNLYPEIYRQVVIKGIHCKFRNCLHINDQGCNLNKNFERYTFYKEMIESFKSHYCPIQAD from the coding sequence ATGAAAGTTGAAAAAAAATATAAAGGTCTTGTTATAAAAAAATTTAATGAATTTTTTCTTGTTGAATCATATCAAAAATATAATTCTGATAGTAATAAAAATTTTTTATGCAAAATTAGAAAGTCCGTAAATTTTAGAAATCAACTTGTTTTTGTTGGAGATGAAGTGATTTTGTCTCAAATTGATACGACAAGAAAACGAGCAATAATAGAAAGTTTAGTTAAAAGAAAAAATCTTTTAGAAAGACCATCTGTAGCTAATATTTCAAATATATATGTAATTTGTTCTGTACAAGAGCCGAAATTAAATTTATCTCAAGTTAATAGGTTTTTAATATCTGCTGAGCAAATGGGGGTAGAGGTTTCATTGGTGTTGACGAAGTGTGATTTGATAACAGAACAAAAAAGAATTCTTTTAGTTGAAAAATTTAAAAAGTGGGGATATCAAGCTATCACTTTAAATTTAAATAGCCCAAAAAATTTCACAAATTTAATGATTGAGTTAAAGAAAAAAAAATGTTCAATATTTATTGGCCCTTCTGGTGTTGGTAAGACTACTTTATTAAATATGATAATTCCAGGGTTAAATAACACTACCGCATCAGTTTCCAGCAAAATAAAACGTGGGAAAAATACTACAAGAAATGTTGAACTGTTTTCTTTATCAAGCAAAAGTTATATTGTTGACACTCCCGGATTTAATATGCAAACACTTGAAATAGATATTCGCGAATTGCCTAATTTATATCCAGAAATTTACAGACAAGTAGTTATTAAAGGCATACATTGTAAATTTCGTAATTGTCTTCACATCAATGATCAGGGTTGTAATTTAAATAAAAATTTTGAAAGGTATACTTTTTATAAAGAAATGATTGAATCATTTAAGAGTCATTATTGTCCAATCCAGGCAGATTAA
- the dusA gene encoding tRNA dihydrouridine(20/20a) synthase DusA, whose protein sequence is MKSYLPNSINNLHKISVAPMMDCTDKHFRMIIRQISSKALLYTEMIVAQSLVYTDKKEKFLNFNKEEHPLSIQFGGDNPQMLKEAAKMAQDWGYDEINFNVGCPSPRVCSGNFGASLMKEPAKVAKCIESLKNNCNLPITIKHRIGVDEEDSFDQLNTFVKEVANAGAERFTVHARKAILKGLNPKQNRTIPPLRYDVVQKLKENNPQLLIEINGGFTNIDQCIKALERLDGVMIGRSVYKYPLRWSQIDNKIYGKNITSKSASEIIFSLIPYIENHLQNGGKTWDICKHLINLVEGIPNAKIWRNQISSRSIKQELSIDALIKLTLELKKLGY, encoded by the coding sequence ATGAAAAGCTATCTTCCTAATTCTATAAATAATTTACACAAAATAAGTGTTGCTCCAATGATGGATTGCACAGATAAACACTTTAGGATGATAATTAGACAAATAAGCTCTAAAGCTCTTTTGTACACGGAAATGATAGTCGCTCAAAGTTTAGTTTATACCGATAAAAAAGAGAAATTTTTAAACTTCAATAAAGAAGAACACCCATTATCAATTCAATTTGGAGGAGATAACCCTCAAATGCTTAAAGAGGCAGCAAAAATGGCTCAAGATTGGGGATATGATGAAATTAATTTTAATGTTGGATGTCCAAGTCCAAGAGTTTGTTCGGGAAACTTTGGTGCTTCGCTTATGAAAGAACCTGCTAAAGTAGCAAAATGCATAGAGTCCTTAAAGAATAACTGCAATTTACCCATAACCATTAAACATAGAATTGGGGTAGATGAAGAGGATAGTTTTGATCAATTGAATACTTTTGTAAAAGAAGTTGCTAATGCTGGAGCAGAAAGATTTACAGTCCATGCAAGAAAAGCAATTTTGAAAGGCCTTAATCCTAAACAGAATAGAACTATTCCACCACTCAGATATGATGTGGTACAGAAATTAAAAGAAAACAATCCTCAGCTGCTCATAGAAATTAATGGGGGTTTTACAAATATTGATCAATGCATAAAGGCATTAGAAAGATTAGATGGAGTGATGATAGGAAGATCAGTTTATAAATATCCCCTAAGGTGGTCTCAAATCGACAATAAAATTTACGGCAAAAATATTACCAGCAAAAGTGCCTCAGAGATTATATTTTCACTTATTCCCTATATTGAAAATCATTTACAAAATGGGGGAAAAACTTGGGATATTTGCAAACATCTTATAAATCTAGTTGAAGGAATCCCAAACGCAAAAATTTGGAGAAATCAAATTTCTAGTAGATCAATTAAACAAGAATTAAGTATTGACGCATTAATCAAACTTACTTTAGAGCTTAAAAAATTAGGATACTAA
- the msrB gene encoding peptide-methionine (R)-S-oxide reductase MsrB: protein MNQFLSRRSFILIPAMSILKFFLKPKKVLASSTASEEDWNLSKEEWKNKLSPESYYILREEGTERAFSSQLNNEKRKGIFACAGCNQHLFTSDTKFDSGTGWPSFWDPINGSVETKVDFKLIVPRTEYHCSRCEGHQGHVFNDGPLPTGKRYCNNGLALKFIAE from the coding sequence ATGAATCAATTTTTATCCAGAAGATCATTTATTTTAATTCCTGCCATGTCAATTTTGAAATTTTTTCTTAAACCGAAGAAAGTATTAGCCTCATCTACTGCTTCGGAGGAGGACTGGAACTTATCAAAAGAAGAGTGGAAAAATAAACTAAGTCCTGAATCCTATTATATTTTACGCGAGGAGGGGACTGAACGAGCTTTTAGTAGTCAATTAAATAACGAGAAAAGGAAAGGTATTTTTGCATGTGCAGGGTGTAATCAGCATCTTTTTACCTCTGATACTAAATTTGATAGTGGTACTGGGTGGCCTAGTTTTTGGGATCCCATTAATGGTTCTGTAGAAACGAAAGTTGATTTTAAATTAATTGTCCCTAGAACCGAATATCATTGTTCCAGATGTGAGGGACATCAAGGGCATGTCTTTAACGATGGTCCTTTACCTACAGGTAAACGATATTGTAATAATGGTCTTGCTTTGAAATTTATAGCGGAATAA
- the murC gene encoding UDP-N-acetylmuramate--L-alanine ligase, with the protein MNTNLIVRGHFHFIGIGGIGMSAIALALIKKGYSVSGSDLVKNEETNKLKEFGAIIFDSQISTNIQFVLSQFQNQTINFVISSAIKDDNEELCFCKKNNLLIKHRSEILAMIMKSYITLSIAGSHGKTSTSTFLSTLLELCTHDSSSITGGIIPIYKSNAHIENTKYLVTEIDESDGTINNYTSNIGIINNIDFDHCDHYSNIDEILSSFKQFASNSKKLLINYDCKITRENFTSHNQWSIKEKNNITYSIIPNTINKDITIGKYYEHGDFVDSINIPIPGLHNLSNITAAIAACRMIGVSFKEIKKNIKSLELPKKRFEFRGELNQRVFYDDYAHHPNEIKATIDLARLFIIDNNINKNQKGRLIAIFQPHRFTRVKQFIHEFVQELSKADVIYLTNIFGAGEENIDNINSQVIANLIYKKNKNVTCLKNNYEIKDKFFKLTKENDFILNMGAGDCHKLWSILNNKNT; encoded by the coding sequence TTGAATACAAATTTAATTGTCAGAGGTCATTTTCATTTTATTGGCATTGGTGGTATTGGAATGTCTGCGATCGCTTTGGCATTAATAAAAAAGGGATACTCAGTTTCTGGTTCTGATTTAGTCAAAAATGAAGAAACGAATAAATTAAAAGAATTTGGAGCAATAATTTTTGATTCTCAAATAAGTACTAATATTCAATTTGTGCTTTCACAATTTCAAAATCAAACAATTAATTTTGTTATTAGCTCAGCAATCAAAGATGATAATGAAGAATTATGCTTTTGCAAAAAAAATAATTTATTAATCAAACATCGTTCTGAAATTCTTGCGATGATAATGAAATCATACATTACATTATCCATAGCAGGAAGTCATGGAAAAACTTCAACTAGTACTTTCCTTTCTACTTTATTAGAGTTATGTACTCATGATTCTTCTTCAATAACTGGTGGGATAATCCCAATTTATAAATCCAATGCTCATATCGAAAATACAAAATACCTAGTAACAGAAATAGATGAATCTGACGGAACAATTAATAATTACACTTCCAACATTGGAATAATTAATAATATTGATTTCGATCATTGTGACCATTATTCTAATATCGATGAAATACTATCCTCATTTAAACAATTTGCCTCTAATTCCAAAAAATTATTAATTAATTACGATTGTAAAATTACTAGAGAAAATTTTACTTCACATAATCAATGGTCTATTAAAGAAAAAAATAATATTACTTATTCAATAATTCCAAATACCATAAATAAAGATATAACCATTGGAAAATATTATGAACATGGCGATTTCGTTGACAGTATAAATATCCCAATTCCAGGGTTACATAATCTTTCAAATATTACTGCTGCAATAGCAGCCTGTAGAATGATTGGAGTAAGTTTTAAAGAGATAAAAAAAAATATCAAATCTCTAGAATTACCAAAAAAAAGGTTTGAATTTAGAGGTGAACTGAATCAAAGAGTTTTTTATGATGATTATGCACATCATCCAAACGAAATTAAAGCCACGATTGATTTGGCAAGGTTATTTATTATAGATAATAATATAAATAAAAATCAAAAAGGAAGATTAATTGCTATTTTTCAACCACATAGATTTACTAGAGTAAAACAATTTATTCATGAGTTTGTCCAAGAATTATCAAAAGCCGATGTTATCTACTTAACAAATATTTTTGGTGCTGGAGAAGAAAATATAGATAACATTAATTCGCAAGTAATTGCAAACCTTATTTATAAAAAAAATAAAAATGTTACATGTTTAAAAAACAATTATGAAATAAAAGATAAATTTTTTAAATTAACGAAAGAAAATGATTTTATATTAAATATGGGTGCTGGAGATTGTCATAAACTATGGTCAATATTAAATAATAAAAATACTTAA
- a CDS encoding PP2C family protein-serine/threonine phosphatase, translating to MSKIQKEKLLSNDVIQKFLAEDYKLPIDKNDKFVEIASSLAYYLKSFSNIKRFLDYISLILKHIFNEQLSLIIPLNEKGEIWKENIKFSGDTKNFKIDSEIKSYLKNFDFSKNFRFKEIDSLEKIFNNKFKEYVIKSHKILSRGKCRGFLYTFNYGIYDESLINERNLKFIISCLAVGLENYWLLKTKKKHENVDREISIGAEIQSQLLPDYCPIIFGVDLAAHCRPALQLGGDYYDFMSLKTNISEKRREKARWALVIGDVMGKGIPAGLLMTMLRGMLRAEVLTGLPPDRILHDLNQLAIYDLDQSHRFVTLFYSDYDPRTRKLRYANAAHNPPLLWKSSEQKIIKLDSEGFVLGLQNDAEYQCGQIQLSKNDAILYYTDGVTETSNALGERFDEERLMKSFSKLCKQSLKSKEILHKIFKILDEFTGKNRQLEDDASIVVFQLD from the coding sequence TTGTCAAAAATCCAAAAAGAAAAATTATTGTCTAATGATGTAATCCAAAAATTTTTAGCAGAGGATTATAAATTGCCAATTGATAAGAATGATAAATTTGTAGAAATAGCATCTTCTTTAGCTTATTATTTAAAATCTTTTTCCAACATTAAAAGATTTCTAGATTATATCTCTTTAATTTTAAAGCACATTTTTAATGAGCAATTAAGTTTAATTATTCCTTTAAATGAAAAAGGAGAAATATGGAAAGAAAATATCAAGTTTTCTGGAGATACAAAAAATTTTAAAATCGATAGTGAAATTAAAAGTTATTTAAAAAATTTTGATTTTTCAAAAAATTTCAGATTCAAAGAAATTGATTCCCTTGAAAAAATTTTTAATAATAAATTTAAAGAATATGTAATTAAATCACATAAAATATTGTCTCGAGGAAAATGCAGGGGATTTCTTTATACCTTTAATTATGGAATTTATGATGAATCTCTAATAAATGAACGTAATTTAAAGTTTATTATTAGTTGTTTAGCGGTTGGTTTAGAAAACTATTGGTTATTAAAAACAAAAAAAAAGCATGAAAATGTGGATAGAGAAATTTCAATAGGAGCAGAAATTCAATCACAACTCTTACCGGATTATTGCCCAATTATTTTTGGGGTGGATTTAGCGGCTCACTGCAGACCAGCTCTTCAACTGGGAGGAGATTATTATGATTTTATGTCTTTAAAAACAAATATCTCTGAAAAGAGAAGGGAGAAGGCAAGATGGGCACTGGTTATTGGTGACGTAATGGGGAAGGGAATTCCTGCAGGTCTTTTGATGACTATGTTAAGAGGAATGCTAAGAGCAGAGGTTTTAACTGGTCTGCCTCCAGATAGAATTTTGCATGATTTAAATCAGTTAGCTATTTATGATTTAGACCAATCCCATAGATTTGTTACTTTATTTTATTCAGATTATGATCCAAGAACAAGAAAATTAAGGTATGCAAATGCTGCACATAATCCTCCTTTGCTTTGGAAAAGTTCTGAGCAAAAAATTATAAAGTTGGACTCTGAAGGTTTCGTTTTAGGATTACAAAATGATGCGGAATATCAATGTGGTCAAATACAACTTAGTAAAAATGACGCAATTCTTTACTATACAGATGGAGTAACTGAGACTTCTAATGCTTTAGGGGAAAGATTTGATGAAGAACGATTAATGAAATCTTTTTCAAAATTATGTAAGCAATCACTTAAATCTAAAGAGATTTTACATAAGATTTTTAAAATATTAGATGAATTTACTGGTAAAAATAGACAATTAGAAGATGATGCTTCAATCGTAGTCTTTCAGTTAGATTAG
- the grpE gene encoding nucleotide exchange factor GrpE — MIEEQSDNVENKDENVSMDNNISENLPIAEEQTNEDKKLPDDNNEKIDAEDLKNTITNNDARLEQLEKEHETLKSQYVRIAADFDNFRKRQSRDQDDLKIQLVSKALTAILPIVDNFERARQQLKPEGDEAQTLHRSYQGLYKQLVEVLKQQGVAPMRVVGQQFDPNLHEAVLREPSEEQNEDIIIEELQRGYHLEGKVLRHALVKVSMGPGQQISQESEEKDKVDKDIDSEGSISEEN, encoded by the coding sequence ATGATTGAAGAACAATCAGATAATGTTGAAAATAAAGATGAGAATGTTTCTATGGATAACAATATATCTGAAAATTTACCAATAGCTGAAGAGCAAACTAATGAAGATAAAAAATTACCTGACGATAATAACGAAAAAATAGATGCAGAAGATTTGAAAAATACCATTACTAATAATGATGCAAGATTAGAACAATTAGAAAAAGAGCATGAAACTTTAAAAAGTCAGTATGTAAGAATCGCTGCTGATTTCGACAACTTTAGAAAAAGGCAGTCTAGGGATCAAGATGATTTGAAAATTCAACTTGTTTCGAAAGCTTTAACAGCAATATTGCCTATTGTTGATAATTTCGAAAGAGCAAGACAACAATTAAAACCTGAAGGAGATGAGGCCCAAACATTACATAGAAGTTATCAAGGGTTATATAAACAATTAGTAGAAGTATTGAAACAACAAGGAGTTGCTCCAATGAGGGTGGTTGGACAACAATTTGACCCTAATTTACATGAAGCTGTTTTAAGAGAACCAAGTGAGGAGCAAAATGAGGATATAATTATTGAAGAATTACAGCGTGGATATCATTTAGAAGGTAAGGTTTTAAGACATGCATTAGTTAAAGTTTCCATGGGTCCTGGCCAACAAATATCACAAGAATCAGAAGAAAAGGATAAAGTTGATAAAGATATTGATTCAGAGGGCTCTATCTCTGAAGAAAATTGA
- the dnaJ gene encoding molecular chaperone DnaJ — MADFYQILGVSRDADANTLKSAYRKLARQYHPDVNKDPGAEDKFKEIGKAYEALADPETRARYDQFGEAGIGGAAGMPDMGDMGGFGDLFETFFNGFGGQSSQGGRSQRRGPQQGDDLRYDLNIDFKDAIFGQQREIKIPHLETCDICRGSGAKKGTGPINCTTCGGSGQVRRATRTPFGNFTQVAECPTCNGVGQVISDPCASCGGNGVKQVRKKLRINIPAGVDSGTKLRVSGEGNVGLKGGPPGDLYVFIKVKSDPNLKRDGINIYSEISVSYLQAILGDTLDIMTVDGKVNLKIPSGTQPNSTLSLENKGVPRLGNPVARGNHQVLVKVKLPTRITDEERNLLENLASKYSEHNSNSNSGLFSKLFGKES, encoded by the coding sequence ATGGCTGATTTTTATCAAATACTTGGTGTTTCAAGAGATGCTGATGCTAATACTTTAAAAAGCGCTTATAGAAAGTTAGCAAGACAGTATCATCCTGATGTGAATAAGGATCCGGGTGCTGAAGATAAATTTAAGGAGATAGGAAAGGCTTATGAGGCATTAGCCGATCCAGAAACTAGAGCGAGATACGATCAGTTTGGAGAGGCTGGAATAGGAGGTGCGGCTGGAATGCCAGATATGGGAGACATGGGGGGTTTCGGAGATTTATTCGAAACTTTCTTTAATGGTTTCGGAGGACAATCTTCACAAGGAGGCAGATCACAAAGAAGAGGTCCTCAACAAGGTGATGATTTAAGGTATGACTTAAATATTGATTTTAAAGATGCTATTTTTGGACAACAAAGAGAAATAAAGATACCTCACTTAGAAACTTGTGACATTTGTAGAGGAAGTGGGGCAAAAAAAGGTACAGGTCCAATAAACTGTACAACATGTGGTGGAAGTGGTCAGGTTAGAAGAGCGACAAGAACTCCCTTTGGTAATTTTACTCAAGTTGCAGAATGTCCCACTTGTAATGGAGTTGGACAAGTAATTTCAGATCCATGCGCAAGTTGCGGTGGAAATGGTGTAAAACAAGTGAGAAAAAAATTACGTATTAATATTCCTGCAGGAGTTGATTCTGGAACTAAATTGAGAGTTTCTGGAGAGGGTAATGTCGGTTTAAAAGGTGGACCGCCTGGAGATCTTTATGTTTTTATAAAAGTTAAAAGTGACCCGAATTTAAAAAGAGATGGTATTAATATTTATTCCGAAATATCAGTTAGTTATCTTCAAGCTATTCTTGGAGATACCCTTGATATCATGACAGTTGACGGAAAGGTTAACTTAAAAATTCCAAGCGGTACCCAGCCAAATAGTACTTTATCCTTAGAAAACAAAGGTGTTCCCCGATTAGGTAATCCTGTTGCTCGCGGTAATCATCAAGTTTTAGTGAAGGTTAAACTTCCCACGCGAATAACAGATGAAGAGAGAAATCTTCTGGAGAATTTAGCTTCCAAATATTCTGAACATAACTCTAATTCTAATAGTGGATTGTTTAGTAAGTTGTTTGGTAAGGAATCTTGA